TTAGCAACGTGGCGATCCCCATGCTAAGCATCTGTCCTGTTAGGCGCATGGTGCTAACAGTTGCAGAGGCAATGCCCAGGTAGCGCTTTTCGACGGCACCCATAATCGAATTCGTATTGGGCGACGAGAAAACGCCAAACCCCATCCCTAAAATCATTAAACAAAAAATTATATAGCCATTCTTTGTTGAACCATCAATAATGGTGAGCATAAACAGCCCTAACACAATTATTGCCATCCCAATTGATGAGAGGACATTGGAGCTATACCTATCGGACAGCCGACCCGAAAAAGATGCGAATAAGGTCATCACCACAGGCTGAGTAACCAGTAGCATTCCAGCATCTCTTGGGGGCAATCCCTTTATGTATTGCAGAAAAAGGCTCAACAAGAAGCCTATTGCAAAGGTAGCCGCATAGTTTATCAGGGCTGCCAAATTCGAAAGGGCAAACACCCGATTATTCCTAAAGAGCGAGATGCTCAACACCGGAGATTCTACACGAAGTTCAACCAGTACGAAAACGACCAAGCCAACTACTCCTATAGCAGTAATGACAATGGCCAACGGATCGGGCAGTCTGGTAAAGCCCACCATAAGCATGCTCATAAATACAACGTAGATTACCGATCCTTTAAAATCGAACTTCTCGCCTTTTGCCTCAGCCCACTCTGCCTTTAGGTACCGTAGCGTAGCTGCTATGACAAAAATGGACACCGGGATTGTAGTGTAAAATAAGTTTCTCCACCCCAGATATTGGGTAAGCACACCACCCAAAACTGGAGCAACCGATAGCCCTAAGTATACCGATGAAACCGCAATGCCAATTGCTTTCCCCCTTTCGTACGGTGGGAAAGCAGAGGTGATTAGAGCCATCGATGTTCCAAATACCATTGATGCCCCAATTCCCTGTACTACCCTTGATGCTAAAAGCATCGGTGCAGAAAAGGAAATGGCGCAGAGTATCGATGCAAGCGTTAAGATGATGTTGCCTATAAAGAAAACGCGCTTTCGACCCACTATGTCGGCAACCTTGCCCATTGGCACCAGGAATACCGCCGACGATAGGAGAAAGCTCATGCTTACCCAGCTCATGGCAATAGCATCCATGCCTAAGCTTTCCGAAATTTTTGGTAATGCAATATTTACTGCCGC
This sequence is a window from Acetobacteroides hydrogenigenes. Protein-coding genes within it:
- a CDS encoding MFS transporter — translated: MQAHESSYNRNILLLLVVLTSFMNPFLGAAVNIALPKISESLGMDAIAMSWVSMSFLLSSAVFLVPMGKVADIVGRKRVFFIGNIILTLASILCAISFSAPMLLASRVVQGIGASMVFGTSMALITSAFPPYERGKAIGIAVSSVYLGLSVAPVLGGVLTQYLGWRNLFYTTIPVSIFVIAATLRYLKAEWAEAKGEKFDFKGSVIYVVFMSMLMVGFTRLPDPLAIVITAIGVVGLVVFVLVELRVESPVLSISLFRNNRVFALSNLAALINYAATFAIGFLLSLFLQYIKGLPPRDAGMLLVTQPVVMTLFASFSGRLSDRYSSNVLSSIGMAIIVLGLFMLTIIDGSTKNGYIIFCLMILGMGFGVFSSPNTNSIMGAVEKRYLGIASATVSTMRLTGQMLSMGIATLLIHLYIGSATDISANKAVFLKSVQVSFVLFAGLCTLGVFASLARRKH